The region AATAGCCACTTTTCCAGTTAGCTATTAGGCCAGAGTTAAGCTAATGGCTGAGCCATTAAGGCACAGCCATTCCCTCTTATAAACATTTCTTCTCGAAAGCATTTTTTAATTTAAATCAACAAGTTTATCTCCATTTTCCCTCCATATTTTGTTGTTAGCCTGTATTCGTCGGATGAGGTTTACGCCCCAGCACTCGCACAGATAGTCGATGGCAACGCGAGTCGATAAACAGGCAAGTGATTTGGCGCTTTTGATGCAGCTACTTGATGTAGTTATCTTATGTGGTTAGTAAATAAGGAATTTTTATGAGTTTTTGGAAATCAGTAACATTAGTCGGCGCGCTTTTGCTCGCCAGCTTATCAGTCAACTCGCAAGCGGCGATGATCGGCGTTGACAATAATTTTGAAGACAACGGGCTAACCGTTCTTGAATATCGAAGTGATGGCAGTATCTGGGAGTGGCTAGATCTGTCTGTTACCAATGGTATTTCCTATAACAGCCTTGTCGCCGACTTGAACGATGATGGACGATTAAACAATTCTACTAGCCTATTGATCACGAACACTGGGGCGTTGAATGATGTGTTAAATCTTGCCCCTGATCTGAGTAATGGTTGGTCAACAGTGGCGAGTGCAGATCTTACCGGCTTATTTGGAACGTTTTTTGGTCTCACTTTAGTGGGTAATGAGCAAGTAACGATAGGAAATGGCGCAAGTGATCTCACTGAGCAGTTTATTCTCGCCTTTGGTGACACTGTGCATGAGGCATCGGAAGATAGCGGTGCCACTATTAATGACGTAAACCCCAATTTGCCCAACATAGGTGAAACGCGCGGATATACAAATACTGCTGTAGGTAATCGTGGTAAGTTTAGATCTCCATTTGTTTTGGATGGGCAAACCAGTTTTCAATTCAATGATAACGTGACCGATATTCTCTCATTTAATGCCACCAATACTGCGCAATTTGCTAATGCCACTGTAGGGACATGGTTAGTTCGCGAAGTAGCAACGATCCCGACACCAAGTATCTTGAGTTTATTTGCACTGTCGTTGGTCGCGTTATGTATTCGACGCAAAAAGTGGTCTAAGTAGCTCATTGCATCGCGAGCCATGTTAAGGGCCCGTCATCTTCGAACTAAGCTGACAATGCTTAATCAAGCACCTGATGCTATTGAGTCTGTTACTTTTTAGTTGTGCTCGATTTGCGCTTGGTAGGTGATGTTTTTCTACGCTTTTTGTAAGCGGGCTTTTGTGGGCTTTTCAGTCCTTGTAATGAACTGGGCAATTGCTGGCTAAGCAGATTAATCAAATTGTGCAATGAGCCTTCAATGGGCTGCATAAATTGCCCATAACTACAGGCTTTATCAGCAATTTGATTGAGTGACGACTCCCAGCGCGCCGTCATATCGGGTTGAGTGCAGTCGATGGGCAAGGCATCAATGAGTCCTTTGCCGGTATCGGTCGCATGAATTTGTTTGCCTTGACGGGCTAAAAACCCGCGTTTAAACAATAAATCAATAATGCCCGCACGGGTCGCTTCTGTGCCTAAACCATCGGTTTCTTTGAGGATGGCTTTAAGGGATTTATCGGTGACAAAACGGGCAATCCCCGTCATTGCGGCAAGTAAGCTGGCATCGGTAAAATGTTTAGGCGGCTCGGTTTGCTTCTCTCGCAAATGGCCTTGCTGGCAGTACAGTGTTTGTCCTTGGGTTAGCTGCGATAGGAGCTGAGCAAGGGCAGGGCTGGCGCTTTGCTGACCGTCTTCTGAGTTGGTATTTTTCTCTCCCCCAAACAAAGACTTCCAACCTAATTGCGAAACAATAGTCGCACTTGATTGAAATAAGCCGCCGGCAATTAAAAAACTCGCTTTAAGTTGCTGGTAACAATAAGTCGGAAAAAACTGTGCAGCATATTGTCGGCAAATCAGCTGATAAATATTCTTCTCAAAGTTGTTTAAATTGAGCTTGGTTGGCGATTTGGTGGTAGGAATAATGGCATGATGAGCGCCCACTTTACTGTCTTGCCAAGCGCGACTTTTGCGCTTGGGATCGGCATCGCCTAACTGCTTCGCCAGTGGTAGTTGGCTGTCTTTGAGCATGGATAAAATTTGCGGCGCGTCGCTAAAGTGTTCTGTGGGTAGGTAGCGACAATCTGATCTTGGGTAGGTGATCAATTTGTGCTTTTCATAAAGCGCCTGACAAACATCAAGCACCAGTTTAGCGTTCATCGCGTAGCGTTTGGCGGCATCAATTTGCAGGGCAGACAAGTTATAAGGCAGTGGCGCATTTTGTTGTTTGTCCTGCTTTTTTAACTCGCTGACCAGGGCTTCTTGGCCTGTGATACGGGCAACAACATTTTCGGCTAAGGCTTTCACTACCACGCGCCCGTCTTCATCTTGATAGGGCTGACAAGCCTCACTGGGTTGCCATTTCGTCATAATACAGGGAGAAATGGCAGTGCTATCAGGTGTCAACTCCGCTTCTACTTCATAAAAGGGTTTGCTAACAAAGTTGGCGATTTCGCGGTCGCGATTCACCACTAAACCAAGTACTGGCGTTTGTACTCTGCCGACCGACAAGACTCCTTGATAACCCGCTTTACCTCCCTGAATCGTTAGTGCCCGAGTGAGATTAATACCATACAGCCAGTCAGCACGACTGCGCGCCAGTGCAGAAACAGAAAGTGGCATAAAGGCTTGATTAGATTTGAGTTGTGAAAGTGCTTTTTTTACGGCCGCAGGGTTTAAATCACTGATCAGTAGGCGTTTTACTTGTGCGGTTTTTGTTTTGGACAGTTTGAGGTAATTAAGTACTTCATCGACTAATAACTGCCCTTCGCGATCGGGATCGCCAGCGTGCACGACTTCATCGGCTTTTTTGAGCCAGTTGCGGATCACGGTTAGCTGGCTTTTAGTTTTGTACTTGGGTTTAAGTTGCCAGCTTTCGGGAATAATGGGCAGGTGCTCGAGTTGCCACTTTTTGTAGTGCTCGCCATAAGCCTCGGGTTCCGCTTGCTCCAAAATATGGCCAATACACCAAGTCACGATATCGCCATTACCCACTTGAATATAGCCTTGCTGCTTCTTTTGCGGTTTGGGCAGTACGTCGGCAATAGCTCTGGCAAGGCTAGGTTTTTCAGCAATATACAGCTTCATCGAAT is a window of Thalassotalea euphylliae DNA encoding:
- a CDS encoding DNA topoisomerase III yields the protein MKLYIAEKPSLARAIADVLPKPQKKQQGYIQVGNGDIVTWCIGHILEQAEPEAYGEHYKKWQLEHLPIIPESWQLKPKYKTKSQLTVIRNWLKKADEVVHAGDPDREGQLLVDEVLNYLKLSKTKTAQVKRLLISDLNPAAVKKALSQLKSNQAFMPLSVSALARSRADWLYGINLTRALTIQGGKAGYQGVLSVGRVQTPVLGLVVNRDREIANFVSKPFYEVEAELTPDSTAISPCIMTKWQPSEACQPYQDEDGRVVVKALAENVVARITGQEALVSELKKQDKQQNAPLPYNLSALQIDAAKRYAMNAKLVLDVCQALYEKHKLITYPRSDCRYLPTEHFSDAPQILSMLKDSQLPLAKQLGDADPKRKSRAWQDSKVGAHHAIIPTTKSPTKLNLNNFEKNIYQLICRQYAAQFFPTYCYQQLKASFLIAGGLFQSSATIVSQLGWKSLFGGEKNTNSEDGQQSASPALAQLLSQLTQGQTLYCQQGHLREKQTEPPKHFTDASLLAAMTGIARFVTDKSLKAILKETDGLGTEATRAGIIDLLFKRGFLARQGKQIHATDTGKGLIDALPIDCTQPDMTARWESSLNQIADKACSYGQFMQPIEGSLHNLINLLSQQLPSSLQGLKSPQKPAYKKRRKTSPTKRKSSTTKK